ACGCAGAAACTCGACGAGGCTGTTTTGTATGAACCTCATTTCAAGCTGAAGGTCGTTCGGTACTATGAGAACCTTCCGCTCCACTATACCGGCGAAGTGTTTCGCGTCCAGTGCGCGTCGGAGCATACAGCAAACTCTCCGGGCCACAAGACCCAGGACCCAGGTTGGCGTACATTAGGGAACGGGGGCGCCATCGGATCCAAGAATGCCGCAGAACTGGTCGAGCGCGAGCGCCACAACTATCTGGTGGTCGATGAGCAGACGCTGGTCTGGATTGGGAATGGTGTGAGTGTGAGCTTCGATGCGTGCGGACAGTTTCGAGCGTGGTATCCCACGTCTCTCCCTGAGGAGTTGATCGATCCGGTTGTGAAACCCGATTTTTGTGCTCCTAAAGGAAAAGCTGACTGCCGCCACTACAATTTCCAGGGGGATCGCGCCCCGCATTTTGAAGACATTCAGGTGTCCCGGCAGGGTGCCATCTCCTTCACCGTACGGTCGAAGGCCTTTCGGGGTGAACGGATCGTTCGTGTCCACAGCACCGATTTCGGCCGGACATGGACATTCACTTCAATAGCTTCCCAATAATCACACAGTTCCTTGTCGGTTGAAGCTCAGTACACGATCACATGATCGGCTGATACGAACAGGCCCACCATCTTTTCCAGCGGAAGGGGGGTTACTGAAGAGGCGACTCGAGCCGGATCGATCTTGTAGAGCAGCATCATGGTCTGATTGCCATAGATTTCAACGCCCAGCTTGCTCTTGAGGATCTCAAAGTACTCCCCGTAGTTATGCGGGACCTGCTCCAGGGGTACGCCCATCTGTTCGGAGACGCTCTGCCGTTCTCGCTCCGGCAGCCCCGCTCGTTCGAGCGCGGTACTGTCCGAACCGACCAGTCTGCGAAAAAAGCCAAACCCCTTGGTCACTGATGTCACCGCGCTGGCATCAACCAGAATTGTCACCTTATGGCCCGCCTTGACGGCCGCCCAAGCCACATTCGGCACGGCACAAATTTGCGCATCGTCCTCTGCCAGCGAGGTCTTCATGTGGATCAGGATGCTGGCTGCGGACGCGTGCTGCGTGCCTAGGCCGGCGATCCCTATGAGTGTCATGCACATCGCTAGTATCATGGTCACGATCTGTCGGTTCATGACCCGCCCTCCGCATTCTTGTTCTGGCTCATAGACTGGTGTTCGCAGCAGGTTGACGCATCCGAAGTCGGCCGACAACTCGTGCAGTCCTTGTATACGGCATAGGCCTTCAGTGCCCATTCCTCGCCAGGGCAGCCTTGCATGGTCATCGCGACTTCGAGGAATTCAATCAATTCGTCCAGAGTAATGCCCTTTTCGACCGCCATTTGGACGTAGGCTCGAATGCAGGGCTCACATCGGATGGCGATTGAGACGCTCATTGCCGTGAGGAGCTTGTATTTGGCGGAAACAACCCCGTCGCGGTACGCCTCCTGTCGCATGCGAAGCAGCCCGCCGGTGACCTTCGGACTGAGGCGACGCAGCTCTTGAAATAAACTTTCGGCATCTGACCTTATCTCTTTTTGTTCTTCGGTCATGAGTTTTGTCATCCTTCCGGTTTACCGTGTTCTTTTGCGGAATGATGCGAACAACAGCCGGAGACGTCATCCCGATTTCTCCGAGACAGGCTGTACAGGGCCAAGCCAAGGAAGGCGGCTAGGGCGGGGAGCAGCACATAGTCCAGGTAGCCCGTGACCGCTCCCAGGCCGAGAAGACCCAGCAGCCCGACCAGAATCGGCGTGAAACAGCAGAGTGCTGTCAACGCTGCGCCTGTTAAGCCCAAAGTCATGAGACGGTTCCGGTTCATGGAGTCATGCCTCCCTGATGTTCGCCCTTACCATCACGCCTGTCCGACGCCAGCAGCCCTTAAGCGATCGGCTGTGATCGGTTCCCGCCGGCAACAGTCCAACAACACACCGTTAACCGCGACGGCCGGGACTGCGGTGATCCCGTAGCGTCTCGCTTTGTCCCGGCATTCGTTCGTCGCGCAGCCCTCCCGTAGATCGTAGATCTGTAGGTCGCAACTGGGGCAGACTAAAGACTTGACCAGCTTGACTGTGTTATCACAAATGGGACAGCCAGCCGTGAATACCTCAACCCTTCGCTTTGTGGTCACCATCGTGGAATCTCCTTTTTTCTCTAGAACCTATCTCAAAATTGTTTGAGGAGCATCGTGATGCAGGCGAGCTGCACGAACCCGAGAAAATTGGCGGCGTAGTACTCCCAGCGAACGAGGAGTCGGCGTTTCCACTGGAGCCAGGCAAAGAACCGTTCAACGAGCCAGCGGCGTTGGTACCGGCGTAGGTGCCGCCCATCCTGGGTCTTGAGTTTGCGAGTGGATCGATGCGGCGCGATCAGGTTCACCCCGTCTTGGTGGAGGTCGGCATCGAGGCCATCGCTGTCATACGCCCGATCCCCGATGAGATGCTCGGGCTTGGCCTCGAGCATGTAGAAGTCGAAACTGAGTTGGACCAGGGTGACTTCATGATGATTCGCCGCATGCGTGCTCACGGAGAGGGGCAGTCCGTGCCGATCCACAATCGCCAGGATTTTCACGCCCTTGCCGCGCTTCGTAAGTCCAATGGCCTCGCCGCCGCCCTTGGCCGCCGCAAACGTGGCATCAATGAAACTCTCGCGTTCATCAATGGCCCCTTCGTCACGCAGCGTGTTTGCCAGCTGGGTGAGGACCTCTCGCAGGACCTCCCGTTGACACCACTGTTGGAACCGGCGATGCACGGTCTTGTAGTTGGGATAGCACTGCGGGAGCAGGTGCCATTGCGCCCCGGTGTTCAGAATCCAGAGCACCGCTTCCAGGACGGCCCGGGTTGGGATCGGTTTGCGGCCCGGGCGAGTGTCCGGGATGTGCTCTTCAGGACAATGATCCCGAATCCGCTCCCATTGATCGTCGCGCAACCGCAGCATGGGAGCACCTATACGGACGGACTGTCATGCTGTCAATAATTTTGAGATAGGTTCTAATCAGGCTTGTATGGTTCTGCCGTTGTGGCTGGACGAAACAGCCTGGCAGGTGTGGATCAATTCCTGACGTCACCTAAGCAATTCCGAAGGTCCGCTTCCCGATCCGTTCACCTCCTTTCGCGCTGTGCGTCTCTTTCCGTGCATTTCATCCTCCAGGGCCTTGAGAATTGGACACCGATCAGTTGGCTGGCCAGCCCGGCAGTCGCGAAGCAAGCTTCGTAGTGCCCTGGCCAGTGCCTGCAAGTCGCGCACTTTTGCCTCCACGTGCCTCAGCTTGGCTTCCGCCCTCCGCTGCACATCACCGCACCGGGCTTTCGATCTGACCCGAAGATCGAGGAGTTCTTCGATCTCATGGAGCGTAAAACCCAACGCCTGGGCGTTCTTGATGAAGCGGAGACGTCGCTGCGCCTCGCTGTTGTAGAGTCTATAGCCGGACGGCAGCCGCGAGGTGGGGTCGAGTAAGCTGCGTCGCTCGTAGTAGCGAATCGTTTCGATATTCACCCCAACATCCTTTGCAAGCTGCCCAATTGTGAGTTCGGTTGTCATGTGCACCTCATGTGTGACGATACACCCTGTACCATAGTACGGAGTCAAGGGGGGAGTGTGTCCGTTTGTTCGTTTCCGACCCGTAATGATCCTCTTGAACGTCCGACTCTACTCCAGCGCGTCCACAGCCGAGAGACTGGCGGCCGTGTGACTGTAAGCCAGCTTACAGAAGGTCCATGTGCTTCCCTGTATATGGACCTATCCACCTATTTATAAGGATGCGATCGCTCTCATAGGGCAAGATTGACACATAGAGGGATCTCTATATATACAGTCGCGACGAGGGGACCATGCCGATAGACGAAATCACGCAAAAAGTCAGTGACCGCTACGCGCGGGCTGCCGCCGCAGGCGAGCAGATGTGCTGTCCGACGAGTTACGACTTCGCCGACCTGAAGACGTTTATCCCAGAAGAGGTGCTCAAGATTTCCTATGGTTGCGGCACGCCCGCCGGGTTGAAGACGGTCCGCCCCGGTGAGACGGTCCTGGACATCGGCTCCGGCGGAGGAATCGACTGCTTCGAAGCCTCGCGGTTGGTCGGACCGACCGGCCGTGTGATCGGTCTCGATATGACGGACGCGATGCTGGAGATTGCGCGCCGCAATGCGCCGATTGTTGCAGCGAATCTGGGCTATGCCTCCTCGAACGTGGAGTTCCGAAAGGGCATGGCCGATGCGATGCCGGTGGACGACAACACGATCGATCTGATCATTTCCAACTGCGTCATCAACCTGGCTCCTGATAAGCGCAGGGTCTTCCGTGAGATGTTCCGCGTCACGAAACCGGGTGGGCGTTTTACGATTTCCGATATCGTGTCAGACCAAGCCGTCCCGCAATACTTGGTGCATGATGCTGAAAAATGGGGTGAGTGTCTCTCCGGCGCATTGACGCTCGCGGCCTACAGTGTCGGCATGGTGGAAGCCGGGTTTCTCGGTATCCATCTCGTCAAGTTCTCTCCCTGGCAAGTCATCGATGGGATTCACTTCTTCTCCGTAACGCTGACCGGCTACAAACTCCCACCGCATCCTGCGGGACCCGCCGTTCGCTACGCGACACTCCGCGGACCATTTAGCCTTGTGGTGGATGAACGTGGAGCCAGCTACCAGCGAGGTATTCCGCGACCGATCGGGCCGGACACGGCTCTGCTGCTGAGTCAACCCCCGCTCGCCCCGTATTTTGTGCTGTCCCATGAACCGATCGTGCTCGACCGAGCGGATGCGCGCTGGTGGGCGGTGTTGCCCTCGCAAGCCTCTTGCGTGTGGCAAGGAGACTTTGCCCTGCTCGCGGGCCCATTTCTCGAAGCTGCCGATGACGATCATCACGTCTACCGACGGGGAGAACCGCTGGAAGTCTGCTCCAAGACCCTCAAGGTATTGGCAACCGACGGGTATGCTCCGCATTTCGCCATCATCAACCGCGCCGGCCAACGCGTGAATGGCGGCGAGGTCACCTGTTCACCCGATGGAGGCTGCTGCTGATGAAGCCCGCCTCACCCGGCGACATGCTCACCGCAGACCAATGCGCCACGATTCTCAAGGCCCTGGCGGATCACACCCGGTTGCGTATACTGGAGTCGTTACTGATCGAGGAGAAGTGCGTGACGGAACTCGTCCGGCAGCTACGCTGTCCGCAACCGCACATCTCCCATCATCTCCGGATTCTCCGGGATGCCGGATTGATTGAGGGGCTTCGGGACGGCAAGCAGGTCTGTTATCGAATCCTGCCGAGGGTCCAACGCGTGCTGGCCAATCGGCAGGGACGGGCGCTCAACTTCGGATGCTGTGAGTTGCGATTCCCGGAAATGGTGTTGGCCGGCATGGGGCACACCCGCTGATGCCATGGTGGTTTTCTGAGGTGCTTCTCGCTTGCTCACGGATATAGAGATGGCGCTGACCTTGCTCGGACGACACAACCCGCTCGCCTCTTCCGCTGAACAGCTCAAGGTGCTGACAGAAACGGCCGGTTGTCCTCCGTTTGAAAGGCGACTCAATCAGGCCGACTTGTTCCCGCTCCACGCCACAGGGATCACGGTCTTTCAGATCAACGTCGGCAAGCTCTGCAACCAGACCTGCCGGCATTGTCACGTCGATGCAGGGCCGGACCGCACCGAAACGATGTCGAAGGAGACCGCCGAACTCTGTCTCGCGGCGTTGGCCAGGACCGACGTTCTAACCGTCGACATCACCGGCGGCGCACCCGAGCTCAACCCGAACTTTCGTTGGCTGGTCGAACAGGCTCGTGCGCTCGGCCGTCATGTGATGGATCGCTGCAATCTCTCCGTGTTGCTGCTTCCCTCCCAAGCAGATCTTGCCGAGTTTCTGGCTGCCCATCGCGTCGAAGTCATTGCGTCGCTTCCGGCCTATCGTGCTAGCCAGACCGATGCGCAGCGGGGAGAAGGGATCTTTGAGAAATCGATCGAGGCCCTCAAACTCTTGAATCGCCTCGGATACGGTCGACCGGACAGCGGCCTTGTTTTGAACCTCGTTTACAATCCCGTCGGCGCGTTTCTCCCTCCCAAGCAAGAGGCCATCGAAGCGCAGTTTAGAAAAGAACTCCGGAGCCGGCACGGCGTCGAGTTCAACCGTCTCTACACCATCACGAATATGCCCATCAGTCGGTTCCTGGAGTTCCTGATCGAGAGCGGCAATTATGAGGCCTACATGGATCGATTGGCCACTGCGTTCAACCCGGCCGCTGCCGCCGGCGTCATGTGCCGGTCGATGATTTCCGTGGGATGGGACGGCACCCTGTACGATTGCGACTTTAATCAGATGCTCAACCTGCCGGTCGACAAGGGAATGCCACGCCATATTCGTGACTTCGATCCGACCCGCCTGAGCGCACGCAGGATTGTGACGAGGAATCACTGCTACGCCTGCACGGCCGGTGCCGGCTCGTCTTGCGGCGGGGCGGTCACGACAGCATAGCTGGCCGACTCGTATGGAGTTATCGATCCTCACATTCGTCCTCGTGTTGTCTCTGGCTTGCGCCAACGGCGCGAACGATGTGTCCAAAGCAATTGCCACCCTCGTTGGCAGCGGGGTGACCAACTACCGGACCGCGATCCTCTGGGGAACGCTCTGGACAATGATCGGCGCTGGGCTCTCGGGATTGGTCGCCACCGCGATGGTGAAGACCTTCAGCCAAGGACTGCTGGCGCCAGACGCTCCCGCATCGCCGCCCATCGCCGCCGCCGTGCTCATTGGCGCGGTCCTGTGGGTACTGGCCGCATCCTGGAGCGGCCTCCCTGTATCCACCACCCATGCGTTAACCGGCGCGATCGTCGGGGTAGGCCTCGTCGCATTTGGAAGTGAGGGGCTTCTGTGGAAGGGAATTGGAAGGAAGATTGTCTTGCCGCTCATCCTCAGTCCCGTGCTGGCCCTGATGGTCTCTGTCATTGTGCATCGTCTTGTCCGCACGCTCGCGGCTCGATGGGAAGGAGCCTGTGTTTGTGTGATGCCGACCGCCAGGGCGCTGGTCATGATCGATGCGCAGGGAGCCACACGTACTTTGTTTCAGACCGCGGCTCTGGGGCGACCGGTGGTGGCCGTTCCGGTTCAGTGCGACCGGGCGGGACTGAGCGGGCTCGTTGTTGGGTTGGACAGTATCCATTGGTGCTCAAGCGGATTGGCTTCGCTGGCTCGTGGAACGAACGACGCCCCCAAGATTGCGGCGATATTGCTGCTCGGAAGCGCTGTCGCGACTTGGCCCAGCGCGGCCTATCAAGGTGTGGCACTCATCGGCGTGGCGATGGCGATGGGCGTCGGGAGCTACCTGGCAGGACTCCGTGTCACCCAAGTCCTTGCGGAGAAGGTCACACGGATGGATCACGGTGAGGGATTATCTGCGAATCTCACGACCTCCTCGCTGGTGATGGTCTCCGCCGTGATGGGGTTGCCGGTCTCGACGACCCACGTCAGCAGTTCGGCGATCATTGGCATTGGATTGTTGAAAGGCGTCAGTGCCGTTCGATGGTCCACGGTGCGTGACATGGTCCTGGCGTGGGTCGTCACGCTTCCTGCTTCCGGACTTCTTTCCGCACTCGCCTATCATCTGCTCACCAGGCTTGTGTAAGCGATCTCACAGTTTGGTCACGGTGTCGCGTGGTAGAGACTCGCGGGGTGGGGTTTTGAAGCAGTCGAATCATGGACTGATCAACATGACTCAATGTCATAGGCGAGGATTGAATGAAGCAACAGCCTTATGTGTGCAGAACTCTGCACAGCCGGACACCACAGGAACTAGTCCTCCGGACATGCTTTTCCGAAGTGGCATGTATCCTCGGGATCATCCTTTGTTTCGAGCTCACGGGAGGAGGGGTGTCACATGCGCTGGATTGGGTGCCCACCGATCAAGAGATGCAAAAGTACCGGAAAAGCTGGAATCCGCTGTCGAACGGGCCGATTTTTATTAGTGGGGTTGACATCCACCCGAAGGGACAGTTCACCTTCCATCCGTTCTTATTTTCTCAGATTAGTGAGAAACAATTCGGAAACGATCTGACTACCAAGAGCACTTCCTCCCCTGTCCACTCGTATCAGATAGCACCAGTCGTCACGATGGCCTATGGCCTGACGAGCCACTTCGAGCTCAATGTCGGTCTCTCGGGCTCATTCTGGTGGGCGAATTCCAGCGCGCAGTTTAATCAGGGAAAGGGGGGGCCGTGGACTACGGATTCCGGCCTGGGCGATACACAGGTGTACTTGAAATACCGGCCGATTATTCAAGATCCGGATGGATGGCGTCCTTCCATCACAACGTTCAACATGATTGTGTTACCGACCAGTCGTTGGGTGACGGGGAGTGAAAGCCCTCCAGGCGGCTTTGCGCCGCTGGGGCGACTTCCAGCCTCTCGATTCGGGTCGTTGACCTGGACGGAAGGGGTGATGTTTCGGAAGAACCTGCAACCGTTTCGCGTGAGCGGCGGTGTGTTCTATTCGTACCATCTTCCCGGCAGCGATGCGGGGGAGACGACCTATCCAGCCGATATCATCAACACGCGCCTGATTGTTGAACACATCTTCAACGACAAGCGGGGTTTGGGGTACAACCTGGAGTTCGTGGGCTTCCATGGCCTTCCTTGGCGGGCCGATGGCAAGGATATCAATGTCGGAGGGCGTCATGGGTTCAACTCCCTCGGGGTTCAACCGACGATCCAGTATCGGCTCGGAGAACATTGGGTAGGGGCAGTCGGCTGCTTATTCACGGTTGCAGGTCAGAACACCCTTGGCGCGATCTATCCAAATTTCTCGATTTACTATTATTGGAGCCAGACCGGAAAAGTGATCATGCGCTGAGGATCTGTCCCTACTGGAGACAAGCAGTCTGCTAATTTGAACAGTTCCTTTGGTTGCGACTTCCTCAATATGTTCACCAGATGTTCACCAGGAGGCCGGAACTGGTCGGTTTGGGCGGGAAGAGATCGGATGTCGGAAAACGAGAAAGTGCGCTGGACGCTGCGATTCTCTTGGAGTTTGTGGAGTTTTGCGTGTGAAAGGGAGAAACGAGACGCGGTTTATGAGTCCGCTGCTCTACCAACTGAGCTACACCGCCACGCAAGCACTGGAAGGGAATCGAAACAGAATTCGAACAAGCGAAACACAACTATAGCATGTCGCCGCTGCGTCGGACAATCAGGGTTCTTGCTCGCAGCGGTTCAGATCGGGTAATGCGACGGGTCCGTCACATGCGCATGGTAGTCGTTCCCAAGGCAGCGAGTTTCAGATCTGTCAGTCGATCGTCCAGGATTGCGCTGCTGCGAACTTTTTCGCTGTGATCTCAGGCTTCCTCGGGAAGACGGTTAGCGGAGAAACTGCCGGCTTCGCACATGGTAATGTAATTCACCCTCGGCGATGAAGCGACCAAGGACCAGCGTGGGCTTCATGGTCAGGCTGACGAGACGCAATATGGATATTCGGCCTTGGAGCCTCCCGCCATCCACATCGCGGTTGAGGCCGGCTTCTAATTGCTGCCGTGCCTCCTCCAGTTTATCCGCCAGGGGAAGGGTCGCGCTTTGCTCCAGCCAACGGCGGAACTCTTCATGCAACAGTGATTCCGCGAAATCGGTCAGCATGGAGCGATTCTTGATCTGGTAATCGAAATGAGTGAAACGGACGGTTTGGGTCTCCGGCTCGTATCGTGGCTCGCCTTGCATCAGGAGCGTGATCGGCGCAAGGCCGGCCAGGTCCAGGGTCATCTCAAGCGCGGCCTTGTCACCCGCCGGATGGAAATGCACCTGTCGAATGGTGATCGTGCCAGGCTCCGTTCCATAGGTTTGTCCCACGAGCCGTTGAGCCAGTTGTTGGTTGGCCTCTTCGTATGGAAGCGGGACGTCGAGTGAGACATGGAATCCATCCGGGGGAGGCGTGGTCTTAAGGAGTGGAAGCGGGACTGCGGTGGAAGTCGCGACCTGCCCGTTCGTTAAGCGGGGAAGCACCATGAATCCGATCGCCGCCTTCAACAGGCTGTCCTGTCCTTCAATGGACCCGGCTCTGGTTTCTCGTGGGTCGAGGAGCAGCGTCTGATGTTGCCGCTCATCGACCGCCACGGGCCGTTGCAGGGAGGTCCAGGCCCTCTGGACCGGTTCCTTGAATTGGAATTGGCGTTGAATATGCGTGTTGAGGATCGGAAGCGCCTGCTGGAGGTCGGCGCGCAGGAGATAGGCGACCGTGGGAGTCAGGTCCGCCCGGTCCAGTTCGCGAAGGCAGGCTCCAACGGCCTGCACGGAGGTCACCTTGCTGGAGGCCTGCACATTGTATTGCGGTCCCAATGATAGGACGGACGTAATACGCGCGACGACCCTGCCTGGCGCTCGGCCCGCCGCACGGCGTCCGCAGGAAGCGACGGTCTTGCTTTCCGGTGATGTGGCGGTATCGGCCGTGAAGGTGATCGTCAGGCTGAAGTCGACGTGGTTTCCTCTGACGGTCCATTCCGCCCGTTCCCGCTTCCACGCATATTTGATAAAGCCGGCTCCTTGGGCCAGAGCCGTCCAGCGGTCGCCGGTCCGTTGGCGCCACGCCGCGTCCAACTCATCCAATGCCGGTTTGAGGAGGGCCAGCGGGGCAGCGGCATGCACCATGATCGCCGACGGTCCTGTCTGCTGTGAATCAGACGAGGCCGGACCAGGCTGTTTGGCATGGACGCCGGCCGTCCACAGAAGCAGGGCGAAGACGAACGGGAGGAACCGAGTTGTCCGCATTGGGGAAACACCTGAGCGCATGTCCGCACGGACCGAGGAGCGACGGCCACACTGTACCATGTTCCGCCCGCGTCCGCATGAGGAGACGTGGAGCATCCCTCCGGCACCGGCGCTAGGTTTTTCCCGACCGTGTCGGGTATAATTCCACGATTTTGATCCCAACGAAGGAGCCTGGAATGGCCGAAAAGGACGACAAGAAACGCGCGCTGGATCTGGCCCTGTCTCAAATCGAAAAACAGTACGGCAAGGGAGCGGTGATGAAGCTCGGCACCGCGGAGGTGGTCGTCGACGCCCCGGTCGTGTCCTCCGGCTCGCTGTCGTTGGATATTGCGTTGGGGATCGGTGGCTTGCCCCGAGGCCGGGTCATCGAGATCTTCGGCCCTGAATCCTCGGGCAAAACGACCCTGTCGCTGCATGTGATCGCCGAAGCGCAGAAAGCCGGCGGCATCGCCGCGTTTATCGACGCCGAGCATGCGCTGGATCTCGGCTACGCGCGCAAATTGGGAGTCAACACGGACGATCTGCTGGTTTCGCAGCCCGATACCGGGGAGCAGGCGCTGGAAATTGCGGAAACGTTGGTCCGCAGCGGGGCCGTGGATCTGCTGGTGATCGACTCCGTGGCGGCCCTGGTGCCGCGCGCGGAAATCGAAGGGGAAATGGGTGACGCCCACATGGGCTTGCAGGCGCGGCTGATGTCGCAGGCCCTGCGGAAATTGACCGCGGCGATCTCCAAATCCCAGACGATGGTCATTTTCATCAACCAGATTCGTATGAAGCTGGGAGTGATGTTCGGCAATCCGGAGACGACCACCGGCGGGAACGCCCTCAAATTCTATTCCTCCGTTCGGCTCGACATCCGAAGGATTGAATCGATCAAGGAAGGCACCGACGTGACCGGCAGCCGCGTCCGGGTCAAGGTGGTGAAGAACAAGATGGCGCCCCCGTTCAAACAGGCGGAATTCGACATCATGTTTGCGGAAGGCATCTCGAAAATGGGCGAACTGGTCGATCTCGGCGTCGAGAAGCGGGTTTTGGAGAAGTCCGGCGCCTGGTATTCCTATAAGGGCGAGCGGTTGGGCCAGGGAAGGGAGCAGGTCCGGGATTTCCTAAAGAACAATCCGGCCATCGCCCGCGATATCGAGCATCGAATTCGAGAATCCTCGGGAGTCGGAGCCAAGGCGTCCGACAAGCGGTCCGACAAGGACGACAAACACGAGAAGAAGGCCGACGCGAAGGGCGAGGAGAAAGAGAGGCGGTCGCACGCGGTGCGGGGGTGACGCTCGTCCGGCATTGCGCGATCTGGCAGCGCCACAGTGGCCGTGATGCCATGAAGGACTCGTCCTCCCGGCGGCGCGTGATCTCCCCCCGGCGGGACCCCATTCAACTGGCATTCAAGTATCTGTCACTGCGTGATCGGACTGCCGCGCAACTTACTCGCTATCTGCAACGGCAGCGAGTGCCGAAGAAAATCGTTCGGGAGGCCGTCGCACGTTGCATCGAGCTCGGCTATCTGAATGATCGTTCCTTCGCCTTTCGATGGGCCGAGTCTCGGGTGCAGCGGCGCCCCATGGCCAAGCCAGCCCTCGAAGCCGAATTGTTGGCCAAGGGCTTTGATGAACCCTTGGTCGCCGAGACGCTGGCGCGTTTGTATGGGCGCGATACCGAACGGAGATTCGCGGGAGAGATCATTAGGCAACAGCAAAAAGGGGGACGGGCCGTCTCGCCGGCCAGGCTTGCCTCACTCCTGCGGCAACGCGGGTTTGGCGAAGAGGTGATCGCAGAAGCGATCGGGATGGAACATCGCGACGACGGGGATGCCCACGGCGAGTAGCCGGACTTACGGAAGGATGGTTTCATGAATCACACGACAGAAGCCCTCCGCCAGGCGTTTCTCCGCTATTTTGAGCGGCAGGGCCATCAGGCGGTGGCCAGCTCGCCCCTGATTCCTCAGGCGGACCCGACCCTGTTGTTTACGAACGCCGGGATGAACCAATTCAAGCGGGTGTTCCTCGGCGAGGAGAGCCGGGCCTACAAGCGGGCCGTCACGGTGCAGAAGTGCGTGCGGGCCGGAGGAAAGCACAACGATCTGGAGAACGTCGGCTACACGGCGCGGCACCATACCTTTTTCGAGATGCTCGGCAACTTCTCGTTCGGGGACTACTTCAAGGCCGAGGCCATTGAGTTCGGATGGGAGTTCCTGACCAAGGAGGTCGGGTTGGCCAAGGATCGCCTCTGGGTCACGGTCTATAAGGATGACGACGACGCGGCAAGCCTATGGAAAAGGATCGGCATGCCGGACCAACGCATCATGCGGTTCGGCGAGAAGGATAATTTCTGGCAGATGGGGGACACGGGTCCCTGCGGCCCCTGCTCCGAGATTCACTTCGACCAGGGAACGGCGGTGCCGGGTGACGACCGGCCGAACGGCGACGGCGATCGCGTGATCGAGATCTGGAACCTCGTGTTCATGCAGTTCAACCAAAACGACAGGGGCGAACGGCAGCCGCTTCCCAGGCCGAGCATCGATACGGGCATGGGACTGGAACGCCTGGCCGCGGTCGTCCAGGGGAAACACAGCAACTACGACGGCGATGTCTTTGCGCCGATTCTTCACGCCATCGGGACCAGGACCGGGCAACGGTACGGCGCGAACCTTTCGAGTGATCGGTCCATGCGCGTGATCGCGGACCATCTGCGGGCCATCGCGTTTCTGGTGGCCGACGGCATTCTGCCGTCGAACGAAGGGCGCGGGTATGTGTTGCGCCGGATTCTCCGGCGCGCGGCGCGCCACGGTCGCCTGCTGGGCGTCTCGGAACCGTTCCTGTACGACCTGACCGGCTCGGTGGCGCTCTCCATGGGATCGTTCTATCCGGAGCTGCGCGCCGCGGCTGATACGATCACGGAGGTGACGCAAGGGGAAGAAGAGCGGTTCATCGCCACATTGGACCAGGGTCTGCCCATCCTCAACGACATGGTGGCGAAGGCCAAAGCCGCCGGCCAGCCGGTGCTGGCCGGTCCGGAGGTCTTCAAACTTTATGATACCTACGGCTTTCCGATGGATTTGATCGCGGAAGCCTGTCGCGAGCAGGGCCTGGCCGTCGATCAAGAGGGGTTCGACCGGGCCATTGATGAACAGAGGGCGAGGGCGCGGAAATCCGCCTCGTTCGAGTCGGAGGCCGTGAGCCCGATGTTGGCG
The DNA window shown above is from Nitrospira tepida and carries:
- a CDS encoding DUF4403 family protein, whose protein sequence is MRTTRFLPFVFALLLWTAGVHAKQPGPASSDSQQTGPSAIMVHAAAPLALLKPALDELDAAWRQRTGDRWTALAQGAGFIKYAWKRERAEWTVRGNHVDFSLTITFTADTATSPESKTVASCGRRAAGRAPGRVVARITSVLSLGPQYNVQASSKVTSVQAVGACLRELDRADLTPTVAYLLRADLQQALPILNTHIQRQFQFKEPVQRAWTSLQRPVAVDERQHQTLLLDPRETRAGSIEGQDSLLKAAIGFMVLPRLTNGQVATSTAVPLPLLKTTPPPDGFHVSLDVPLPYEEANQQLAQRLVGQTYGTEPGTITIRQVHFHPAGDKAALEMTLDLAGLAPITLLMQGEPRYEPETQTVRFTHFDYQIKNRSMLTDFAESLLHEEFRRWLEQSATLPLADKLEEARQQLEAGLNRDVDGGRLQGRISILRLVSLTMKPTLVLGRFIAEGELHYHVRSRQFLR
- the recA gene encoding recombinase RecA, which gives rise to MAEKDDKKRALDLALSQIEKQYGKGAVMKLGTAEVVVDAPVVSSGSLSLDIALGIGGLPRGRVIEIFGPESSGKTTLSLHVIAEAQKAGGIAAFIDAEHALDLGYARKLGVNTDDLLVSQPDTGEQALEIAETLVRSGAVDLLVIDSVAALVPRAEIEGEMGDAHMGLQARLMSQALRKLTAAISKSQTMVIFINQIRMKLGVMFGNPETTTGGNALKFYSSVRLDIRRIESIKEGTDVTGSRVRVKVVKNKMAPPFKQAEFDIMFAEGISKMGELVDLGVEKRVLEKSGAWYSYKGERLGQGREQVRDFLKNNPAIARDIEHRIRESSGVGAKASDKRSDKDDKHEKKADAKGEEKERRSHAVRG
- a CDS encoding inorganic phosphate transporter produces the protein MELSILTFVLVLSLACANGANDVSKAIATLVGSGVTNYRTAILWGTLWTMIGAGLSGLVATAMVKTFSQGLLAPDAPASPPIAAAVLIGAVLWVLAASWSGLPVSTTHALTGAIVGVGLVAFGSEGLLWKGIGRKIVLPLILSPVLALMVSVIVHRLVRTLAARWEGACVCVMPTARALVMIDAQGATRTLFQTAALGRPVVAVPVQCDRAGLSGLVVGLDSIHWCSSGLASLARGTNDAPKIAAILLLGSAVATWPSAAYQGVALIGVAMAMGVGSYLAGLRVTQVLAEKVTRMDHGEGLSANLTTSSLVMVSAVMGLPVSTTHVSSSAIIGIGLLKGVSAVRWSTVRDMVLAWVVTLPASGLLSALAYHLLTRLV
- a CDS encoding regulatory protein RecX; this encodes MTLVRHCAIWQRHSGRDAMKDSSSRRRVISPRRDPIQLAFKYLSLRDRTAAQLTRYLQRQRVPKKIVREAVARCIELGYLNDRSFAFRWAESRVQRRPMAKPALEAELLAKGFDEPLVAETLARLYGRDTERRFAGEIIRQQQKGGRAVSPARLASLLRQRGFGEEVIAEAIGMEHRDDGDAHGE